The Mycobacterium sp. 3519A genome contains a region encoding:
- a CDS encoding o-succinylbenzoate synthase: MIPPLDDLLDRLHVVALPMRVRFRGIMVREVALFDGPAGWGEFGPFLEYEPPEAAHWLAAAIEAAYGQPPDVRRDRIPVNATVPAVTADQVPAVLARFPGARTAKVKVAEPGQSLADDVARVNAVRALVPIVRVDANGGWTVDEAIAAAEALTADGPLEYIEQPCKTVPELADVRRRVDVPIAADESIRKADDPLHVVRADAADVAVLKVAPLGGVRKLLEIAARIDIPVVVSSALDSAVGIGQGLLAAAALPDLRHACGLGTGGLFVDDVCAPEPPVDGYLPVKRVTPEPGRLDALKASADRRQWWIDRIADCYRVKLE; this comes from the coding sequence GTGATCCCGCCGCTGGACGACCTGCTGGACCGCCTGCACGTCGTCGCGCTGCCGATGCGAGTTCGGTTCCGCGGCATCATGGTTCGCGAGGTCGCGCTGTTCGACGGGCCGGCAGGCTGGGGGGAGTTCGGACCGTTCCTGGAGTACGAGCCGCCGGAGGCCGCGCATTGGCTGGCCGCGGCCATCGAGGCGGCCTACGGGCAACCGCCCGACGTCCGGCGTGATCGCATCCCGGTGAACGCCACCGTGCCCGCCGTCACCGCCGACCAGGTGCCCGCGGTGCTGGCCCGGTTTCCCGGTGCGCGTACCGCGAAGGTGAAGGTAGCCGAACCGGGCCAGTCGCTGGCCGATGATGTGGCGCGGGTCAACGCCGTTCGCGCGCTGGTGCCGATCGTGCGTGTCGACGCCAACGGCGGCTGGACCGTGGATGAAGCCATCGCGGCCGCGGAAGCATTGACCGCCGACGGGCCGCTGGAGTACATCGAGCAGCCCTGCAAGACGGTGCCCGAACTCGCCGACGTCAGGCGTCGCGTCGATGTGCCGATCGCCGCCGACGAGAGCATTCGCAAGGCCGACGACCCGCTGCACGTGGTGCGCGCTGACGCCGCCGACGTCGCGGTGCTGAAGGTGGCGCCGCTGGGCGGGGTGCGCAAACTGCTCGAGATCGCCGCGCGGATCGACATCCCGGTCGTGGTGTCCAGCGCGCTGGATTCGGCCGTCGGCATCGGTCAAGGTCTGTTGGCCGCGGCGGCATTACCTGACCTGAGGCACGCGTGCGGGTTGGGCACCGGGGGGCTGTTCGTCGACGACGTCTGCGCACCAGAGCCACCCGTCGACGGGTATCTGCCGGTCAAAAGGGTGACACCCGAGCCGGGCCGACTGGACGCACTGAAGGCCTCGGCGGACCGCAGGCAGTGGTGGATCGACCGCATCGCGGACTGCTACCGCGTGAAACTCGAGTAA